A genomic window from Euzebyales bacterium includes:
- the pucL gene encoding urate oxidase: protein MGITLGHTQYGKAENRVVRLLRDNDPHRICDYSVSVSLAGDFDAAHLDGDNRNVLPTDTAKNTTFAYAAHDDVAQPESYGLALARHFVDDVEPVSGARISIDMFPWTRLSHGGFPHPHAFVRAGSHIRTASVAYDGTSTWVVSGIRAMTVLKTTDSEFEGFHTDAYTTLEPAKDRVLATTVRAQWWHAADDRDWDRSFDTVHATMLDTFAGHYSRSLQESVYLMGEAVLTADPGIAEIRISCPNSHHFTYDLGRFGIDNPNEVFHADDRPYGLIEATIRREDAPVPGPAFDPGQGW from the coding sequence ATGGGGATCACGCTCGGACACACCCAGTACGGCAAGGCCGAGAACAGGGTCGTCCGGCTGCTGCGTGACAACGACCCGCACCGGATCTGCGACTACAGCGTGAGTGTCAGCCTCGCCGGCGACTTCGACGCGGCGCACCTGGACGGGGACAACCGCAACGTGCTCCCGACCGACACCGCGAAGAACACGACCTTCGCGTACGCCGCGCACGACGACGTCGCGCAACCCGAGTCGTACGGGCTGGCGCTGGCCCGTCACTTCGTCGACGACGTGGAGCCCGTCTCCGGCGCCCGCATCAGCATCGATATGTTCCCGTGGACGCGGCTGAGCCACGGTGGCTTCCCCCATCCCCACGCGTTCGTCCGTGCGGGCAGCCACATCCGCACCGCGTCGGTCGCCTACGACGGCACGTCGACGTGGGTCGTGTCCGGGATCCGCGCCATGACGGTGCTGAAGACGACCGACTCGGAGTTCGAGGGGTTCCACACCGACGCCTACACCACGCTCGAGCCGGCGAAGGACCGCGTGCTGGCCACCACCGTGCGCGCCCAATGGTGGCACGCCGCCGACGACCGCGACTGGGACCGGTCGTTCGACACCGTCCACGCCACCATGCTCGACACGTTCGCCGGCCACTACAGCCGATCGCTCCAGGAGAGCGTGTACCTGATGGGCGAAGCCGTGCTGACCGCAGATCCCGGCATCGCGGAGATCCGGATCTCGTGCCCGAACTCACACCACTTCACGTACGACCTCGGCAGGTTCGGCATCGACAACCCCAACGAGGTGTTCCACGCCGACGACCGCCCGTACGGGTTGATCGAGGCGACGATCCGTCGCGAGGACGCGCCCGTCCCCGGCCCGGCGTTCGATCCCGGACAGGGCTGGTAG